A stretch of DNA from Spirosoma endbachense:
CTGGGGGCTATTATTGGCCTGAAAGGATACAGTAAAAAGGGGGAGTTTCCTGAGTATTATTTGCGACTCAAAGATCTGCCCATTGGTATTCAACCGCTGGATCATGAAAAGGGTAATTTCCAGAAAACCAGTGTTAAATATACCAATACGGTTGGCTACGCTAACGATGATGGTAATTTGCTGATAGAGGAAATGATGCTGATTCAACCGGCCTACCGTTGCTATCTGTTGCTGGATCTAGAAAATCCCGACCATAGTAAACTGTATGAATATCTGAAAAATGGTCAGGCGGAATACATCCCCTATCTGGGCAAAAATGAATTTCAAGCGTGGTGGTTGATGGAGGATGATGGACGTGTATCGCTAATAGAGTATACCCATGAGTCTTTTTTGCCTGGACAGGATTTTCTACTAAACACACTATTCATTAAAAGCAAGCCTTTGAAAGACGAGCAAGTAACGGTCAAGATTTCGTTCAGGAACAGAACCGTATCAAACAAAGCTACTTTCTCTTACTTCGAGCGACTGCCAGTGCATTTCCATGAAACGTTGGTTCAATACCAGCTTTATGATTTCGCTTACACCGATTTTACACTCTCGCAGGAATCCACCATTACCAATCTCTTTCAGATTGAAGATGAGCAGGGTACTAAAACTGTCGTCCAACTTTTCTGACGTATGATTTCTATCCACACCTTATACAAAGAACGAGCCGCAATTGCCGCCTTGCTCCAATTAAATGAACAGTACTGGGCACATTTACCTGCTAAGGGTGAAGAAGATTTCAAACAGCCTGAAAAACTGTTTGAACACTGTGATTTAGTGAATGAGTATTTTGAAAAACTTTGTGATGTTCATGGATTAGAGCCAGTTATTGACCGGCTCATCCTGAACCTCACGATTAATTCTTTCAAAAAGGAAAGTAAGATTAACGATTGGATTAAACAACTTTTCGTTAATACCATAGCTTTTCATGACTTTGGGAAAGTAAACGAAGATTTTCAGGCTTCCCGAATGCGGAATCTGATATTTAAGCCAAATCCGCAGAGTCCGTTTACACCAGCACATGGCCACTCCTGGTTAGGTGCGTATATATATGTGGGTTATTTCCTTACTCGAATTGAGCAGGACAAAGAATTAGACGAAAGTGAATTACAATATTTGACGGTTCTTATCTGGCAATTTTCTTATGCGATTATAAAACACCATAGCCCTTTTTTGGATGAGGTTAAAGCAGATGTACATAAAGCTGATTTTGGACGCTTCTATGCTCAGGTTCAGTATTATCTACAACTTTATAAATTCTCGTTTGAGCAAAGTCTCTCGGCGTTTGTCTTTGACGACTTCGAGTCTTTTTGGACTGAGTTTGAAAGACGCTCCGGTTCTTCATTTGCTCTTTTTGCACTTTTGAAACTCAACTTCTCTCTGCTTACAGCATCAGATTATCTGGCAACGCATGAGTACATGAGTGGAGATGTGACTCATGACCTGGGAGTTTTGAATGACCGAAATCGTATTGAGACAATTATCCAAAATCTTCGCCAATTCGAGCATAATAAAGACACGTTTGAGCAATTGAAATCTGGTTATGTGTTTCAGGAGAAAGCTCTTCAGGAAAAGTCTAAAGCGAATTTGAACAAGTTACGTCGAGAAATGGCAATCGAGTTGCTTCAAACTATTCGGAAGTTTTCGGATAAGCGACTTTACTTCATTGAGGCCCCGACAGGTGGGGGGAAAACGAACCTGTCGATGATTGCCCTGACAGAGTTATTAGACAAGAATCCGGAGCTGCGAAAAGTATTCTATGTTTTTCCGTTCACAACGCTGATTACACAGACATACAAAGCTGTGCAGGCAACACTACAATTGACTAACCTGGAATTAGTTGAGCTTCACTCAAAGGCAGGTTTTCAAAGTAAAAGCGAAGCAAAGAAAGAAGATGATGTGTATGGCCGAGACAAGAAAGATTATATCGACAATTTGTTTGCACTCTATCCTATTACGTTGCTTTCGCACGTTCGGTTCTTTGATATTCTGAAAACCAATTCCAAAGAAGCGAACTACCTGTTGCACCGACTGGCCAATTCCGTAGTGATTATTGATGAAATACAATCGTACAATCCCAAAATCTGGGATAAGATGTTGTATTTCATTAGTCAGTATGCGGAGACTTTCAATATCCGGTTTATTCTCATGTCGGCTACGTTGCCTAAACTGGATAAACTGGATTTGAAACTTAGGCCATTGCCCGTATTTCAGGAGCTTCTGCCAAATGCCCGGAAATACCTTCAAAATCCAAATTTCGCAGAGCGTGTACGCTTTAACTTTGAGTTATACGACCGTCAGCTTAACGATAAAGATGAAAATGATTGGAGCGAATTAGCCAAGACCGTGATTGATAAGTCAAAGCAGTTTGCTGAGCAAAACACCCTACATGGTAGCGTTCACACGATCATTGAGTTTATTTACAAAAAATCAGCCTCTACGTTTAAGCAGGTAATTGGAGATTCAGATTGCCTGTTTGATGAAATATTTGTTTTGTCAGGCACCATTTTAGAATTCAGACGTCGCCAGATTATCAATCAGTTAAAGAATCCGGCTTATCGAAGAAAAAATATTTTACTCATTACAACGCAGGTTGTAGAAGCGGGTGTAGATATCGATATGGATTTAGGATTCAAGAATATCTCTCTTCTAGATAGCGATGAACAACTAGCGGGGCGCGTTAATCGCAATGCGAGTAAAGGTCTGTGTGAGGTTTATTTGTTTAGGTTAGATGATTCGAGAATTTTGTATGGATCTGATTATAGATACAAGGTGATTCAGGAAGGTAAAATTTCTAAGGAGACAGCTCAGGAAATACTTTCAGAAAAGCGGTTTGATAAACTATATCAAGAGGTTTTTAGCAAGATTGATGGTTTTAACAAAGGTGCTTACGCTGATAATTTTTCTGGGGAAATTCTGGATCACCTAAATCGGTTGAATTTCACTCAAATCGATAGGAATTTTAGACTAATTGACCAGCAGAACGAATCCGTTTTTGTACCCATTGATATTCCCGCCTGGGTCGAATCTTCAGAAGAAAGTAAATCTGAAGCGATGTTTTCTGAGGACGACCTTGCATTCTTAATTCATTTTGGTGCCTATAGAGTCGGAGATGAGTTTATTAATGGAGAATCGGTTTGGAAGTGTTATGAGCGATTTATTTGGCAAGACATTGCAAATCGAAAAGTAGGAAAAGGGTTTGATTTAAATGATCGAATTAATTTCAAAACGCTACAAAGCATTTTAGGGAAGTTTACTTTTTCGCTTATGACTCATTCAAATACCATAGATAAAATGAAAAGCTTTTGCCTAAATGCCGATACAACATATGGCTACTGGTATTTGTCTCACCATGATAAGGTTTATAAGACTGACACAGGATTGATGGAAGATGCATTCGATGATTCTGCAAATTCTTTTCTTTAAAATCTATGTATTACTTTTTATTATATCATTTTCCTGAATTTGTACAGAATTGCTTTGCCTGAAATTCATCGCCGTGCTATTTCTGCAACCACCGGTTGCAGAAGTTATATGCCCAGTAAGATCACTTATGTAGTCTACACCTAAATCTCGCACCAGTATGGCGAGATTCATAGATCAACCATATGCAAACTGTCACCGGCTCGCTCATCGGCATGTACCATATCTGCAAGCGTGAACTCTGGCTTCATGCCAATCACATTCGCATGGAGCACAATTCAGAATTGGTAGCCGAAGGTAAACAACTGCACGAACACGCCTATCCGCAACGCGCCGAACGATATCGTGAAATCATTCTCGATGGCTCTAAAATTGACTTTTACGATCCTTATGATAAGGTCGTTCATGAGATGAAAAAGTCGGATAAAATGGAACATTCGCACGTCGCACAAGTGCAGTTTTACCTGTATCTATTACGCAAAAACGGGGTGGAAGGAGCCACTGGCCTGCTCGAATACCCTAAACTTCGCCAAACGCAGACCGTTCAACTGACAAACGATGATGTACCCGTGGTAGAAGGCTGGATACGGGACATCAAGCGGATTGTCGACCGTGAGCAATGCCCTGGTCGTATCGCCAAATCGAAATGCCGGTCATGCAGCTACTTTGATTTCTGCTATGTAGAAGAAATTAATGAGTGAAAGAGCGAAACCGTGCATGAGTAAATACTAGCCAATCATTCTTTCACCCTTTCGCTCTTTGGTTTATGAAACAACCCAAATACCTGTTCAATGCTGGCCGGATGAGCCGCAAAGATAATACCCTGAAGTTTACACCTGTCGATGAGGCAGGTATCGAAGGCCAACCGCGCTATCTGCCCATTGAGCAGGTTGGTGATCTGTATGTTTTTGGCAGTTTGGATGCGAATAGTGCCTTATACAATTTTTTGGGACAGGAAGGTATTGCCGTCCATTTCTTTAACTACTATGAGCACTACACCGGTTCGTTCATGCCTCGCGAATATCTGTTGGCCGGTAAAATGCAGGTCGACCAGACGAAGCATTATATGGCCGCTAAAAAGCGCATCGAGATTGCCCGACGATTTGTGGAAGGTGCGGCAAATAATATTCTGCGGGTACTGAAATACTACGACAACCGAGATAAAGCTAAAGATTTGACCGAGGCCATCTGCCTTATTGAACGTTTATTGGCCAGTGTACCAATGGCAGTCGATGTGCCGATGTTAATGGGGATTGAGGGGAATATTCGCCAGACCTATTACGGAGCCTTCGACGCCATTGTGGGCCAAACGTTTTGCATGGATGGGCGTAGCAAACGACCACCCCAAAACGAATTGAACGCCCTGATTTCGTTCGGCAATATGCTCTGTTATACGGCCTGCCTGAGTACGATCTACCACACACAGTTGAACCCAACAATTAGTTTTCTACACGAACCGGGTGCACGCCGGTATTCGCTGGCGTTGGATTTATCCGAGGTGTTCAAGCCAATATTAGTGGATCGACTAATTTTTCGGATGATCAATAAACGGCAGTTGCAGCCGTCTGATTTTCGATCGGAAGTAGGCGGCTGTGTTCTGAAAGATGCGGCCAGAAAGCGCTTCGTGCAGGGTTTCGACGAGCAGTTGAAAGAAACAATCAAACACCGGGCGTTGGGGCGAAGTGTCAGTTATCGGCACCTGGTGAAGCTGGAGTGCTACAAATTACAAAAGCATCTCCTGGGGTTAGAAGAATATCGGCCTTTTAAGGCATGGTGGTAAATAAGGAGGACTATGTATGTGATTTTGGTGTATGACATGGGGCAGAAGCGTGTCGGGAAGATGCTGAAACTCTGTCGGCGGTATATGAACTGGATTCAGAATTCGGTGTTCGAGGGCGAAATGACGGAGGTGCAACTGCGCGAATTATTGCACGAAGCCAGGCGTATTATGGATGAAGATGAAGACAGTCTGATTTTATTTAAAAACCGGGATCAGAAGTGGCTCGATAAACAGATTATAGGGGTAGAGCGGCAATCGACAGACAACTTTTTGTAGGGGATTAAATCGTCGATCAGGCCAAAGTTGTTCTTTGACTTCTTGAAATCAGGGCAATAAATGGGATCAAATCGACTTAACTGGTTGTACGACAGGGCGTCGTCGGTCGGCGGGGTTTTTCGTACAATTACCGACCGACGACTTTTCGATCTTATATTGTATCAGGAAGAATAGGTTTAGGCGTTGTATACGCCCATTTTTAGGTTTAAATTGTCGGCTTCTAATCGTACCTGAGTGGAATTGAAATCCGTTGGTGCCGCCCCCCATGATCTTCGAATCAAGCCTTCTAATCGTACCTGAGTGGAATTGAAATGTGCATACGCGGCACTGGCATCGTAGTAATAGACCCTTCTAATCGTACCTGAGTGGAATTGAAATCCGATGTTAAGCCACAGCCGGGGCGCTCCCCACACCTCTTCTAATCGTACCTGAGTGGAATTGAAATCTGGCAATCTGACCATAAGCCAGCTGAGCGAGCAAGACTTCTAATCGTACCTGAGTGGAATTGAAATATGATGGTGTCAAGGCAACCAGCAACAAGGAAACCACTTCTAATCGTACCTGAGTGGAATTGAAATTAGAGAAACAATAGCCAGAGTTGTGCTTCGGTTGAACTTCTAATCGTACCTGAGTGGAATTGAAATATGCTTCGACGCCGTAAGGAGCGCATCGGATTACGACTTCTAATCGTACCTGAGTGGAATTGAAATAGTAATCCAGGCTTAAATGAATCAATCGGGCTTTTACTTCTAATCGTACCTGAGTGGAATTGAAATTGGAGTTGTACGCCCAATGGAGAGCATGTAGTTCCACTTCTAATCGTACCTGAGTGGAATTGAAATAGTTGAAGCCAGACCGAACTATCGTAAACAGGCTTCCTTCTAATCGTACCTGAGTGGAATTGAAATTGATAGTCGCTACTTCACCCAGAGCCAGGCTGATTCCTTCTAATCGTACCTGAGTGGAATTGAAATGATGCAATCTGGAGAAGCGCTGGCCAACGACCATACCTTCTAATCGTACCTGAGTGGAATTGAAATTCCGTTCCGGCCACCAGCTTTTTGATGGTATCAATCTTCTAATCGTACCTGAGTGGAATTGAAATAATACCCCGATGGGTCAGGCAAAAAACTGGGTGAGTCTTCTAATCGTACCTGAGTGGAATTGAAATACGATTTCCTGGGTGTGCTGCCGGGTGATCTTGGTCTTCTAATCGTACCTGAGTGGAATTGAAATAACAACAATGGCTGGAAGCTTTACGGTCAGGCAACTCTTCTAATCGTACCTGAGTGGAATTGAAATAGTTAATTATTGTCGATAGTCTGTGTGGGGCTGGCGCTTCTAATCGTACCTGAGTGGAATTGAAATGCGACATTATTCCCAATCCCGACGCGCCTCTACCGGCTTCTAATCGTACCTGAGTGGAATTGAAATGCAACTACCCAATGGCTCTTTTGTGCCCGATCGGACCTTCTAATCGTACCTGAGTGGAATTGAAATAAAATGGGCAGCGGGAAGGTGGGCTGGATAACAGCCTTCTAATCGTACCTGAGTGGAATTGAAATTATTCTAGAATAAAGGAAAGGCCGCTCTTTTGCTTACTTCTAATCGTACCTGAGTGGAATTGAAATAACACTGCTGCGGGGGTATTACCTGCAGGTCACGGTCTTCTAATCGTACCTGAGTGGAATTGAAATACGATCGCCAGATCATAAAAACGATCGGGGGTTTCTTCTTCTAATCGTACCTGAGTGGAATTGAAATGTGAGTGTAGCTAATATGCGGTCGCGAGTCTTCTCACTTCTAATCGTACCTGAGTGGAATTGAAATTAAGGGCCGAAGAGCGAAAGTTGCCGAAACGAGAGTCTTCTAATCGTACCTGAGTGGAATTGAAATATCAGTCAATTGGCCAATGCAAGACCGGGATTTCATCTTCTAATCGTACCTGAGTGGAATTGAAATAAGAGAACGAAATATCAACAGTCGAAGGGGCTTTAGCTTCTAATCGTACCTGAGTGGAATTGAAATTCGTAGGCGACTGATATAGCCTGTCCGGTTGCGGCATCTTCTAATCGTACCTGAGTGGAATTGAAATAAGTGAATACTTAGATTGATCCATTCGCAAAGCTGCTTCTAATCGTACCTGAGTGGAATTGAAATAATGAGGGATCGTAGGACGTTGGGCGTCCCTTGCCCTTCTAATCGTACCTGAGTGGAATTGAAATCATGAAAACCTTCAAACTATCCCCTTCGCCGGTTCCCTTCTAATCGTACCTGAGTGGAATTGAAATGAGTGCGTTTTTATCGCTCGTCACTGACTTAACGCACTTCTAATCGTACCTGAGTGGAATTGAAATATGATTGTATCCATGCAGGATGTGCATTGTTCTCTGCTTCTAATCGTACCTGAGTGGAATTGAAATAAAGAAAGTCTTTATGTGACAAGTACATATTGCTTACTTCTAATCGTACCTGAGTGGAATTGAAATGGTTTTTACCTTCCCCTGACTCGAAGAAGCTACTACCTTCTAATCGTACCTGAGTGGTCCTAATTTGGGGGAGTACTATAGTTTGAGAGTTTCTTCTAATCGTACCTGAGTGGAATTGAAATGATCGAAGAGCATTTACCCGGTGTGCTTGGCGCATTCTTCTAATCGTACCTGAGTGGAATTGAAATTAACAAAAGGGGGATTATTGAGCAGGAGAAATCTGTCTTCTAATCGTACCTGAGTGGAATTGAAATTTCGTCCGTCCGACGTAGCCCGTTTGCCGGGCGAACTTCTAATCGTACCTGAGTGGAATTGAAATCTTTCGTAATAATTCTTTGATTCATAAAAGCCTAGTCTTCTAATCGTACCTGAGTGGAATTGAAATGGAGTTAGAGAGTCTTGATGCGATACGCAGGTTATCTTCTAATCGTACCTGAGTGGAATTGAAATAACAGCAGTGGCTGGAAGCTTTACGGTCAGGCAACTCTTCTAATCGTACCTGAGTGGAATTGAAATATCGCCAGTTCGGTATCGATCGTTCGGCTGTTGATCTTCTAATCGTACCTGAGTGGAATTGAAATATCGGGGCGAGAAAACGCCCGCCATTGAAGGCAAACTTCTAATCGTACCTGAGTGGAATTGAAATAAGTACACACTGAAAAGAGAGGCTGGTGTATAACCCTTCTAATCGTACCTGAGTGGAATTGAAATGTCAGTTAAGCGGTGGAAAATAAAAAACCTCGAAACTTCTAATCGTACCTGAGTGGAATTGAAATCATTCGGAAAATACGCCGGTTACCCGCTTAGCGAGACTTCTAATCGTACCTGAGTGGAATTGAAATACGTTACAGCAAACCACCATCAACGCGGCTCTGGCGCTTCTAATCGTACCTGAGTGGAATTGAAATCAGAAACTAGACTTGGTAATCAGGGAATCGTTTTGCTTCTAATCGTACCTGAGTGGAATTGAAATTAGCTTAAGCCATTTCTGTGTGGACTAAACAACATACTTCTAATCGTACCTGAGTGTATAGTGCTCCCTATATTTAGGACCAGTTTTTGCTTTTTTTAATTGAGGTTTTCCGATTCTACGTCGACTTGCAAAGGAGTACAGTACACCTCAGCAGGTGTTTTTCTAGCCAGACCTTGATGGCACATACAATCACCGTCGTCCTCATCAAGGGTTAGACAACCAAATTCCCTTTGAGGTATATCGGCGGGATTACCCGCTTCATGCTGCCAGTCGGGGAATAATCTAATCACTCAATACACGTAGTCACTAGGCGAAGCAAATGTCGGTTTATTTCATGTACTGGCTCGTTGATCGAGTAAGAACATAGGCCCACTAAATGCCCTTGCAACTGTTTAAGCCTATTCACCCGGCGTATTATTCACACCACAGGAAATGTAGGGCGTCACACGTTGATTTCCTTAACTTTGGGCCATGAATAAGTCCTTAGGAACTCATCCGTCAGATTTTAATTCTGAACTCAAATTAAAAGGCTTCAAAGCCTACCAAGTAGACGTCAAGTCGGGTGGTCACAGCTATAATCGCAAAGACTTTTACAAAATCAGTCTGAACACCGGGTCATATATTTTTCATTATGCTGACCGCAGTTTTGAAACCCAAGAAACTATTTTGTTTTTTGGCAATCCCCGAATTCCCTACTCCTGTGAGGTTATCTCACAAACAGACGGTTACGCCTGTCTCTTCACGGAAGACTTTCTGCAATTGAGCGAACGCTCCGAGAGCCTGCTCCAGTCACCTTTGTTTAAACTGGGTGGTACGCCCATCTTACAGTTAAATCCTGAGCAAAAAGCGTCGATTGCCACGATTTATCAGAAGATGATGGCTGAGCAGGATTCGGACTATGCCTATAAGGATGAGTTGATCCGCAACTACATCGGCCAGATTATTCATGAGGCGTTGAAAATGCAGCCTTCTGAAAACTACCCCGAACACAAAAATGCGGCCGTGCGAATCACAGCTGTATTTCTGGAGTTGCTGGAGCGACAGTTTCCCGTCGAAGATCCCAATCGGCCCCTTGAGCTAAAAACAGCTAAGGATTTTGCCAACCAATTAGCGGTTCACGTCAACCACTTAAACAGTTCAGTTAAGGAGGTGACGGGCAAACCCACAACGGCTCATATTGCTGACCGCATTATCAGCGAAGCCAAAGCACTGTTGCAACATACCGACTGGAACATCGCCGACATCGCGTATGCTCTTGGCTTTGACTATCCGACCTATTTCAACAACTTCTTTAAAAAGAAAACGGGCCATATCCCCAAATCAATACGGGCTGCCTCCCTTTGATTTTTATACGTTTCGCTTTGTTTTTCATTAGTTCTGCTTCCGGCGGGTTGTGACCTTTGTAGCCTAGTAATTAAAAAACTATGACTAGGAAAGAGCACATAAAACAACTGGATAAACAGGAAGCAACCAGCATAAGCCGTCGTAGCTTTTTAAGCAATACCGCCATGGCTGGTACAGGTTTAATGCTATCCCCTTTGTTGTTATCTGCAAGTGCTGACCAGCCAAAGAATAATAACAATCAGGGCGCTAACAAGCTCCATGAAAAAGACATTACCATGAAGAAAAGAAATCTTGGCACCTTGGAAGTCGCTGCATTAGGCGCAGGCTGTATGAGTATCAGTGCGGTCCGCCAGCAGACAGAGCACTGGGCATCAAAACAATTCGCACAGCGTATGAAAATGGAGTTACGTTCTTTGACACCGCCGAAGTCTACGGACCCTATACAAATGAAGATTTAGTGGGAGAAGCGCTCCAACCATTCAGGGAGAAAGTAAAAATTGCTACCAAGTTTGGTTTTGAATTGGAAGACCCAAAAGGTGGTTTAAATAGTCGACCTGAAAAAATAAAAAAGGTTATAGAAGCATCCTTAAAACGGCTTAGAACAGACTACATTGATTTGTATTATCAACACCGTGTTGACCCGAATGTGCCAATTGAAGACGTGGCCGGTACAATCAAAGACTTAATCAAAGAAGGAAAAGTAGTGCACTTTGGTCTTTCTGAAGCCAGTTCAAAAACAATTCGACGGGCTCATGCCGTTCAGCCGGTAAGTGCTGTACAATCCGAATATTCTTTGTGGACACGTAACGTGGAACTGAATGGCGTTCTTCAAACCTGTGAGGAGTTGGGTGTCGGCTTTGTCCCATGGTCACCAATAGGAGCCGGGTTTTTTACGGGTACGATTGATACAAAAACAAAGTTTGATGAGAAAACGGACTTTCGTTCCGGCTTTCCACGCTTTTCAAACCAATTTCTGCCCTTAAATATGCCCATCTTAGAATGGCTTAAAAGGTATGCGGCTAAGAAAGGGGCGACACCGTCGCAGCTAGCTTTAGCCTGGTTACTGGCAAAGAGCCAGCATATTGTTCCAATACCCGGCACTCGTAGTGAAGCCCATTTGTTGGAAAACCTTGACGCTATAAACGTTCAATTAACAAAAGTAGATGTGCAGGAAATCGAAACATCGTTATCAAAATTTCCTGTGTATGGCGACCGTATGGGAGAAGCCCATATGAGTTCAATTGATTACACTATTTAATTCAACGAAATAAAAGAAATGACGAGTCATAAAGTTTGGTTCATTACCGGTGCAGGTCGTGGCATGGGTGTAGATATTGCAAAAGCAGCTTTAGCGGTAGGTCATAAAGTAGTGGCAACAGGTCGTACTATAGAAAACGTTGCAAAGGAATTGGGTGAGGATGAAAACCTTTTCATTGTTAAACTGGATGTTACGAAGCAAACTGACGCCGAAGCTGCGGTGAAAGCGGCTGTTGAAAAGTTTGGTCGTATTGATGTGTTGGTGAACAATGCCGCCAACTTCATGGCAGGCTTTTTTGAAGAGTTAACCCAGGAGCAAATTGGACAGCAATTACAGACAAGTTTATACGGTCCTATGATTGTAACCCGTGCTGTTCTCCCCATAATGCGTAAACAACTCTCAGGTCATATCATTGCCATCTCTTCCACGGCTGGACTTACCAGCTTAGAGTTCTGTAGTGCATACTCTGCATCTAAATTTGGATTGGAAGGCTTTATGCAGGCACTACAAACAGAAGTTGCACCATTTGGTATAAACACCACCATTGTTAACCCAGGATTCTTTAGAACAGAGTTGCTTACCGATCAGTCAACAAAGTATGCTGCCAACCCAATACCAGATTATACTGAAAAAAGAGAACAATTAGTGAAATTTTGGAAAGGTGCAAATGGTCAACAGTCAGGGGACCCGTCAAAATTGGCAAAAGCATTGGTAACAATTGCGGCTGAAGAAAAGCCACCTTTACGTTTCCTTGCAGGTGCTGATGCAGTCGCCACAGCAGAACAAGTTGCTGCAACACTCCAGCAGCAGATTAACGCGTATAGAGCGTTGTCAATCTCCTTAGCCCACGATGAGGCTTAGCCGAAGCCATCAATGAGTAAAACGATGAAAATTAGCCGCCTGTCGATATCTATCGATTGCAGGCGGCTAGTTTCATTTGAAGAAATGTCTCAACTAAAGCCCGAATAATTGATACGCAAATCGCTCTTCGTCTCAAGTGGGAGCGTTTTTCTGAGATTATATAAACTACCATTGCATAGAAGGGTGGATTGCTCTTTCTCGGGTTAACCAGTGAACAGACGTTGAGGTGAACAAGGTTACCCTAAAGTCTTCACTATCTGTTCCTTCGTTGATGCTTATAGGTTTGAGTACAATCAGTAAT
This window harbors:
- the cas5b gene encoding type I-B CRISPR-associated protein Cas5b, translating into MANQKLISFDLRADFGFFKKPDYNDGLLLSYNILHKPALLGILGAIIGLKGYSKKGEFPEYYLRLKDLPIGIQPLDHEKGNFQKTSVKYTNTVGYANDDGNLLIEEMMLIQPAYRCYLLLDLENPDHSKLYEYLKNGQAEYIPYLGKNEFQAWWLMEDDGRVSLIEYTHESFLPGQDFLLNTLFIKSKPLKDEQVTVKISFRNRTVSNKATFSYFERLPVHFHETLVQYQLYDFAYTDFTLSQESTITNLFQIEDEQGTKTVVQLF
- the cas3 gene encoding CRISPR-associated helicase Cas3'; this translates as MISIHTLYKERAAIAALLQLNEQYWAHLPAKGEEDFKQPEKLFEHCDLVNEYFEKLCDVHGLEPVIDRLILNLTINSFKKESKINDWIKQLFVNTIAFHDFGKVNEDFQASRMRNLIFKPNPQSPFTPAHGHSWLGAYIYVGYFLTRIEQDKELDESELQYLTVLIWQFSYAIIKHHSPFLDEVKADVHKADFGRFYAQVQYYLQLYKFSFEQSLSAFVFDDFESFWTEFERRSGSSFALFALLKLNFSLLTASDYLATHEYMSGDVTHDLGVLNDRNRIETIIQNLRQFEHNKDTFEQLKSGYVFQEKALQEKSKANLNKLRREMAIELLQTIRKFSDKRLYFIEAPTGGGKTNLSMIALTELLDKNPELRKVFYVFPFTTLITQTYKAVQATLQLTNLELVELHSKAGFQSKSEAKKEDDVYGRDKKDYIDNLFALYPITLLSHVRFFDILKTNSKEANYLLHRLANSVVIIDEIQSYNPKIWDKMLYFISQYAETFNIRFILMSATLPKLDKLDLKLRPLPVFQELLPNARKYLQNPNFAERVRFNFELYDRQLNDKDENDWSELAKTVIDKSKQFAEQNTLHGSVHTIIEFIYKKSASTFKQVIGDSDCLFDEIFVLSGTILEFRRRQIINQLKNPAYRRKNILLITTQVVEAGVDIDMDLGFKNISLLDSDEQLAGRVNRNASKGLCEVYLFRLDDSRILYGSDYRYKVIQEGKISKETAQEILSEKRFDKLYQEVFSKIDGFNKGAYADNFSGEILDHLNRLNFTQIDRNFRLIDQQNESVFVPIDIPAWVESSEESKSEAMFSEDDLAFLIHFGAYRVGDEFINGESVWKCYERFIWQDIANRKVGKGFDLNDRINFKTLQSILGKFTFSLMTHSNTIDKMKSFCLNADTTYGYWYLSHHDKVYKTDTGLMEDAFDDSANSFL
- the cas4 gene encoding CRISPR-associated protein Cas4, producing the protein MQTVTGSLIGMYHICKRELWLHANHIRMEHNSELVAEGKQLHEHAYPQRAERYREIILDGSKIDFYDPYDKVVHEMKKSDKMEHSHVAQVQFYLYLLRKNGVEGATGLLEYPKLRQTQTVQLTNDDVPVVEGWIRDIKRIVDREQCPGRIAKSKCRSCSYFDFCYVEEINE
- the cas1b gene encoding type I-B CRISPR-associated endonuclease Cas1b; amino-acid sequence: MKQPKYLFNAGRMSRKDNTLKFTPVDEAGIEGQPRYLPIEQVGDLYVFGSLDANSALYNFLGQEGIAVHFFNYYEHYTGSFMPREYLLAGKMQVDQTKHYMAAKKRIEIARRFVEGAANNILRVLKYYDNRDKAKDLTEAICLIERLLASVPMAVDVPMLMGIEGNIRQTYYGAFDAIVGQTFCMDGRSKRPPQNELNALISFGNMLCYTACLSTIYHTQLNPTISFLHEPGARRYSLALDLSEVFKPILVDRLIFRMINKRQLQPSDFRSEVGGCVLKDAARKRFVQGFDEQLKETIKHRALGRSVSYRHLVKLECYKLQKHLLGLEEYRPFKAWW
- the cas2 gene encoding CRISPR-associated endonuclease Cas2, coding for MYVILVYDMGQKRVGKMLKLCRRYMNWIQNSVFEGEMTEVQLRELLHEARRIMDEDEDSLILFKNRDQKWLDKQIIGVERQSTDNFL
- a CDS encoding helix-turn-helix domain-containing protein, yielding MNKSLGTHPSDFNSELKLKGFKAYQVDVKSGGHSYNRKDFYKISLNTGSYIFHYADRSFETQETILFFGNPRIPYSCEVISQTDGYACLFTEDFLQLSERSESLLQSPLFKLGGTPILQLNPEQKASIATIYQKMMAEQDSDYAYKDELIRNYIGQIIHEALKMQPSENYPEHKNAAVRITAVFLELLERQFPVEDPNRPLELKTAKDFANQLAVHVNHLNSSVKEVTGKPTTAHIADRIISEAKALLQHTDWNIADIAYALGFDYPTYFNNFFKKKTGHIPKSIRAASL
- a CDS encoding aldo/keto reductase — translated: MRTAYENGVTFFDTAEVYGPYTNEDLVGEALQPFREKVKIATKFGFELEDPKGGLNSRPEKIKKVIEASLKRLRTDYIDLYYQHRVDPNVPIEDVAGTIKDLIKEGKVVHFGLSEASSKTIRRAHAVQPVSAVQSEYSLWTRNVELNGVLQTCEELGVGFVPWSPIGAGFFTGTIDTKTKFDEKTDFRSGFPRFSNQFLPLNMPILEWLKRYAAKKGATPSQLALAWLLAKSQHIVPIPGTRSEAHLLENLDAINVQLTKVDVQEIETSLSKFPVYGDRMGEAHMSSIDYTI
- a CDS encoding SDR family oxidoreductase; translated protein: MTSHKVWFITGAGRGMGVDIAKAALAVGHKVVATGRTIENVAKELGEDENLFIVKLDVTKQTDAEAAVKAAVEKFGRIDVLVNNAANFMAGFFEELTQEQIGQQLQTSLYGPMIVTRAVLPIMRKQLSGHIIAISSTAGLTSLEFCSAYSASKFGLEGFMQALQTEVAPFGINTTIVNPGFFRTELLTDQSTKYAANPIPDYTEKREQLVKFWKGANGQQSGDPSKLAKALVTIAAEEKPPLRFLAGADAVATAEQVAATLQQQINAYRALSISLAHDEA